The Luteimonas galliterrae genome contains a region encoding:
- a CDS encoding TonB-dependent hemoglobin/transferrin/lactoferrin family receptor, translating into MRPSLLSFALWLALPGMAAAQSASPGPSGEEKSAIELDPVVVTATRTERAMSDVPNTVDVIDRERMDDTLVRDLRDLVRYEPGVSVTSSVGRFGLGDIRIRGLGGNRVRIQTDGIAVSDAFAIGSFSNANRNFVDMDTLKRVEIVRGPTSSLYGSDALGGVVSFITKDPSDYLDAGKDAYFGFKLGAEGESSGLFAGATSAFGGERWSGLVTVSHRQGQETKNMGENDVLGAARTTPNPQDRDGRSLLTKLVYAPSANQRFKLTVEGNEDDTDTDVLSSLGLQSLTRATNLLVAGDDHQSRARVSFGHEADALDAGFADHFDWQVYRQDSETTQDTREVRRTAAGVPEQRDRSFDFDQRQYGMQANFFKSLSGGGIQHDLAYGLDVSRTQTRQKRDGRVANLDTGRVSNAMLPDVFPVRDFPISRTTNAALYLQDEMSFADGAFRLTPSVRVDRYELRPEVDNIFAEDNPGVAVVELTDTNVSPKLGAVWHFAEEWSLYGGYSRGFRAPPYNDVNIGFTNLMFGYTAIANPDLKPETSNGFEAGVRFVGDAAYASLSGYHNDYKDFIESFRFIGLNEEGLQVFQSQNIADAKIYGAELKAGIDFGRVSDRFAGWSLRGSAAWSRGRDETDDVPLQSVDPLTAAIGLAYDRDTWGAELAGRFAQRKRDLEQLGLYATPGYGVLDLLAHWNFAPGAKLNVGVFNLADRKYWQGGDLPDGIAVATPASVLDRFTSPGRNLSVSVSVNW; encoded by the coding sequence ATGCGTCCGTCTCTGCTTTCGTTCGCCCTCTGGCTGGCGCTGCCCGGCATGGCCGCCGCGCAATCCGCGTCCCCCGGCCCTTCGGGCGAAGAAAAAAGCGCCATCGAGCTCGACCCGGTCGTGGTCACCGCCACGCGCACCGAGCGCGCGATGTCCGACGTGCCCAATACGGTCGACGTGATCGACCGCGAACGGATGGACGACACGCTGGTGCGCGACCTGCGCGACCTGGTGCGCTACGAACCGGGCGTGTCGGTCACCTCCAGCGTCGGCCGCTTCGGCCTGGGCGACATCCGCATCCGCGGCCTGGGCGGCAACCGCGTGCGCATCCAGACCGACGGCATCGCGGTGTCGGATGCGTTCGCCATCGGCAGCTTCTCCAACGCCAACCGCAATTTCGTCGACATGGATACGCTCAAGCGGGTCGAGATCGTGCGTGGTCCGACCAGTTCGCTTTACGGTTCCGATGCGCTCGGCGGCGTGGTTTCGTTCATCACCAAGGACCCGTCCGATTATCTGGACGCGGGCAAGGATGCCTACTTCGGTTTCAAGCTCGGCGCCGAAGGCGAATCCAGCGGCTTGTTCGCCGGCGCGACCTCGGCCTTCGGCGGCGAGCGCTGGTCGGGCCTGGTGACCGTGAGCCACCGCCAGGGCCAGGAAACCAAGAACATGGGCGAGAACGATGTTCTGGGCGCGGCGCGCACCACGCCCAACCCGCAGGATCGCGACGGCCGCAGCTTGCTGACCAAGCTCGTCTACGCACCCAGCGCGAACCAGCGTTTCAAGCTGACCGTCGAAGGCAACGAAGACGACACCGATACCGATGTGCTCAGTTCGCTCGGGCTGCAATCGCTCACTCGCGCCACCAACCTGCTGGTCGCGGGCGACGACCATCAGTCGCGTGCGCGCGTTTCTTTCGGCCATGAAGCGGACGCGCTCGATGCTGGTTTCGCAGACCATTTCGATTGGCAGGTCTACCGTCAGGACAGCGAAACCACCCAGGACACGCGCGAGGTGCGGCGCACCGCCGCAGGCGTGCCCGAGCAGCGTGACCGCAGTTTCGATTTCGACCAGCGCCAGTACGGCATGCAGGCCAACTTTTTCAAGTCGCTGAGCGGCGGCGGCATCCAGCACGACCTCGCCTACGGGCTCGACGTATCGCGCACGCAGACTCGCCAGAAGCGCGACGGCCGCGTCGCCAACCTCGATACCGGCCGGGTGAGCAACGCGATGCTGCCTGACGTGTTCCCGGTGCGCGATTTTCCGATCAGCCGCACGACCAACGCCGCGCTGTACCTGCAGGACGAGATGAGTTTCGCCGACGGCGCCTTCCGCCTGACGCCCAGCGTGCGCGTGGACCGCTACGAGCTGCGGCCGGAGGTGGACAACATCTTCGCCGAAGACAATCCCGGCGTGGCTGTCGTCGAACTCACCGACACCAACGTGTCGCCCAAGCTCGGCGCGGTCTGGCATTTCGCGGAGGAATGGTCGTTGTACGGCGGCTACTCGCGAGGCTTCCGCGCGCCGCCGTACAACGACGTCAATATCGGTTTCACCAATCTGATGTTCGGCTACACGGCCATCGCCAATCCGGATCTGAAGCCCGAAACCAGCAACGGCTTCGAGGCGGGCGTGCGTTTCGTCGGCGATGCGGCCTACGCCAGCCTGTCGGGCTACCACAACGACTACAAGGACTTCATCGAATCGTTCCGCTTCATCGGCCTCAACGAGGAAGGCTTGCAGGTATTCCAGTCGCAGAACATCGCCGACGCGAAGATCTACGGAGCAGAATTGAAAGCCGGCATCGATTTCGGCCGCGTCTCGGATCGTTTCGCGGGCTGGTCGCTGCGCGGCTCGGCGGCCTGGTCGCGCGGACGCGACGAAACCGACGATGTGCCGCTGCAATCGGTCGATCCGCTGACCGCCGCGATCGGCCTGGCTTACGACCGCGATACCTGGGGCGCCGAGCTCGCCGGCCGCTTCGCGCAGCGCAAACGCGACTTGGAGCAGCTGGGCCTGTACGCCACGCCCGGCTACGGCGTGCTCGACCTGCTCGCCCACTGGAATTTCGCGCCCGGCGCCAAGCTCAACGTCGGCGTATTCAACCTCGCCGATCGTAAATACTGGCAAGGCGGCGATCTGCCGGACGGCATCGCCGTGGCGACGCCGGCATCGGTGTTGGACCGCTTCACCAGCCCCGGCCGCAACCTGTCGGTCAGCGTGAGCGTGAATTGGTAA
- the hemP gene encoding hemin uptake protein HemP: protein MPTLSPSPVRVLHVPQRNSIAPTATASAPEVDSDRLLQGQREILIRHGNECYRLRHTRNDKLILTK, encoded by the coding sequence ATGCCCACGCTAAGCCCGTCACCCGTACGCGTCCTGCACGTGCCGCAAAGAAACTCGATCGCACCGACTGCTACGGCCTCCGCGCCCGAAGTCGACAGCGACCGGCTGTTGCAAGGCCAGCGCGAAATCCTGATCCGTCACGGCAACGAGTGCTACCGCTTGCGCCATACGCGCAACGACAAGCTCATCCTGACCAAGTGA
- a CDS encoding potassium channel beta subunit family protein — MQYRRLGSSGLQLSALSFGAWVTFGTQVGRGEARELIAAAWDHGINFFDNAETYANGEAERVMGDAIADLRLPRDGYAVSSKVFFGAVDGPRPMQRGLSRKHVHDACHAALKRLRVDYLDLYYCHRPDPETPIAETVAAMDALIRQGKVMYWGTSEWPAAAIREAHKIARAQHLHAPTMEQPQYNLLHRERVELEYAALYAEFGLGTTIWSPLASGLLTGKYNDGVPTDSRLAQSRYTWLQRGVFGDEASRRTQRARAFTSVAEEFGVPPAPLAIAWCLRNPHVSSVILGASRVAQLLQNLEALDLSERLDQIAWDRIEAATA; from the coding sequence ATGCAATACCGCCGCCTCGGATCCTCCGGCTTGCAGTTGTCCGCGCTGTCTTTCGGCGCCTGGGTCACCTTCGGCACCCAGGTCGGACGCGGCGAAGCGCGCGAACTGATCGCGGCGGCGTGGGACCACGGCATCAATTTCTTCGACAACGCCGAAACCTACGCCAACGGCGAAGCCGAGCGGGTCATGGGCGATGCGATCGCCGATCTGCGCCTGCCGCGCGACGGCTACGCGGTGTCGAGCAAAGTCTTCTTCGGCGCGGTCGACGGGCCGCGGCCCATGCAGAGAGGCCTGTCTCGCAAGCACGTGCACGACGCCTGCCATGCGGCGCTCAAGCGCCTGCGCGTCGACTATCTCGATCTGTACTACTGCCATCGGCCCGATCCGGAAACACCGATCGCCGAAACCGTGGCCGCGATGGACGCGCTGATCCGGCAGGGCAAGGTGATGTATTGGGGCACGTCGGAATGGCCGGCCGCGGCGATTCGCGAAGCGCACAAGATCGCTCGTGCGCAGCACCTGCATGCGCCGACGATGGAACAGCCGCAGTACAACCTGCTGCACCGCGAACGCGTCGAACTGGAGTACGCCGCGCTCTACGCCGAATTCGGCTTAGGGACGACGATCTGGTCGCCGCTGGCGTCGGGCCTGCTCACCGGCAAGTACAACGACGGCGTGCCTACCGATTCGCGGCTGGCGCAATCCCGCTACACCTGGCTGCAGCGCGGCGTGTTCGGCGACGAGGCCTCGCGCCGCACGCAACGCGCCCGCGCGTTCACGAGCGTGGCCGAGGAGTTCGGCGTGCCGCCCGCGCCGCTGGCCATCGCCTGGTGCCTGCGCAATCCGCACGTGTCGTCGGTGATCCTCGGCGCCAGCCGGGTGGCGCAACTCCTGCAGAACCTGGAAGCCCTAGATCTCTCCGAACGCCTCGACCAGATCGCCTGGGACCGGATCGAGGCCGCTACGGCATAA
- a CDS encoding TMEM165/GDT1 family protein has translation MESLLVSTATVALAEIGDKTQLLALLLAARYRKPVPIVLGILAATLLNHALASWFGAAVSQWLSPQVLRWVVVASFLGVALWTLKPDRLEGDEAKLPARGAFIATSAAFFLAEIGDKTQVATVLLAAKYAPLWQVIAGTTLGMLLANVPVVALGSRFADRLPLRAARIVAALAFLALAGWVAWHGIGR, from the coding sequence ATGGAATCCCTGCTGGTCTCGACCGCCACGGTCGCGCTCGCCGAAATCGGCGACAAGACGCAATTGCTCGCCCTGCTGCTCGCGGCGCGCTACCGCAAGCCGGTGCCGATCGTGCTGGGCATCCTGGCCGCGACCCTGCTCAACCACGCGCTGGCCTCGTGGTTCGGCGCGGCAGTGTCGCAGTGGCTGTCGCCGCAGGTACTGCGCTGGGTGGTGGTGGCGAGTTTCCTGGGCGTGGCGCTGTGGACGCTCAAGCCGGACCGGCTGGAAGGCGACGAAGCGAAACTCCCCGCGCGCGGCGCCTTCATCGCCACTTCGGCGGCCTTCTTCCTGGCCGAAATCGGCGACAAGACCCAGGTGGCCACGGTGCTGCTGGCCGCCAAATATGCGCCGCTGTGGCAGGTGATCGCCGGCACGACGCTGGGCATGCTGCTGGCCAACGTGCCGGTGGTGGCGCTGGGCAGCCGTTTCGCGGATCGGCTGCCGCTGCGCGCCGCACGCATCGTGGCGGCGCTGGCATTCCTGGCGCTGGCCGGATGGGTCGCCTGGCACGGGATCGGCCGCTGA
- a CDS encoding GGDEF domain-containing protein yields the protein MRELVQKFVEFLKTLLARPDEIMLEVGAGGELLVARLRAALSLLILIMPLVGIMVGSPIDEAMIGLGAAVFVIAVSQIWLALARSRQRYPWLPYATGTYDITSTTLVLALLSMGELPAGVNSMVVWGFYPIGIAMTALRNDGRLVLYVGLLSIVQYASLVWAVLAAAQSPENLMSVEYGAVTMANQIQRLMLLALMTIIVSTVVYRMQRLVEMSGTDGLTQLPNRTWLLHRMPRLFDAARHDGATVTLALIDIDYFKRINDEVGHLAGDRALRHVVAVLSGLIGPDEWLIRLGGEEFVLVLRKPIGNAWERLDSLRRAVAESRFTAERGAEPQRITFSAGLASFPNDGSDTSALLKRADRRLQQAKREGRNRVVARDD from the coding sequence ATGCGCGAGCTGGTCCAGAAATTCGTCGAGTTCCTGAAGACGCTGCTCGCGCGCCCCGACGAAATCATGCTCGAGGTCGGCGCCGGCGGCGAACTGCTGGTGGCGCGGCTGCGCGCCGCGCTGTCGCTGCTGATCCTGATCATGCCGCTGGTCGGCATCATGGTCGGCAGCCCGATCGACGAGGCGATGATCGGGCTGGGCGCCGCCGTCTTCGTGATCGCGGTATCGCAGATCTGGCTGGCGCTCGCGCGCAGCCGGCAACGCTATCCCTGGCTGCCTTATGCCACCGGCACCTACGACATCACTTCCACCACGCTGGTACTGGCGCTGCTGTCGATGGGCGAATTGCCGGCCGGCGTCAACAGCATGGTGGTCTGGGGCTTCTATCCGATCGGCATCGCGATGACCGCCTTGCGCAACGACGGCCGCCTGGTGCTGTACGTGGGCCTGCTGTCGATCGTGCAGTACGCCTCGCTGGTATGGGCGGTGCTGGCGGCCGCGCAAAGCCCCGAAAACCTGATGTCGGTGGAATACGGCGCGGTCACCATGGCCAACCAGATCCAGCGGCTGATGCTGCTGGCGTTGATGACGATCATCGTCTCGACCGTGGTCTACCGCATGCAGCGGCTGGTGGAGATGTCCGGCACCGACGGCCTGACCCAGCTGCCCAACCGCACCTGGCTGCTGCACCGCATGCCGCGCCTGTTCGACGCCGCGCGCCACGACGGCGCCACGGTGACGTTGGCCCTGATCGACATCGACTACTTCAAGCGCATCAACGACGAGGTAGGCCACCTGGCCGGCGATCGCGCCTTGCGCCATGTGGTGGCCGTGCTGTCCGGCCTGATCGGGCCCGACGAATGGCTGATCCGCCTGGGCGGCGAGGAATTCGTGCTGGTGCTGCGCAAACCGATCGGCAATGCCTGGGAACGGCTCGACAGCCTGCGCCGTGCCGTGGCCGAATCGCGCTTCACCGCCGAACGCGGCGCGGAGCCGCAGCGGATCACCTTCAGCGCCGGCCTGGCCAGTTTCCCCAACGACGGCAGCGACACCTCGGCCTTGCTCAAGCGCGCCGACCGGCGCCTGCAGCAGGCCAAACGCGAAGGCCGCAACCGCGTCGTAGCGCGCGACGACTGA
- a CDS encoding NupC/NupG family nucleoside CNT transporter, protein MEGLARVGFGLFGLAVLIGIAWLFSSNKRKVDWRLVLTGIALQILFAAFVLLTPWGATIFDGLSQGFVKILSFTAAGTSLIFGGLSDPAKIGFVFAFQVLPTIIFFAALMGVLYHLGVMQLVVRGMAWAITKVMRVSGAETTSVCASIFIGQTEAPLTIRPYLPKMTQSELLTVMIGGMAHIAGGVLGAYVLMLGGGDPVQQAFFAKHLLTASIMAAPATLVIAKILVPETGEPLTRGTVKMEVEKTTTNVIDAAAAGAADGLKLSLNVGAMLLAFTALIALLNWPIQGLGDVTGIAGAIGRPLDLGVILGWIMAPIAWVIGVPWQDSVTVGGLIGQKIVLNEFIAYSELSKVIAGQVPGVALTEQGRLIATYALCGFANFSSIAIQIGGIGGLAPERRHDLAKFGLRAVLGGSIATFMTATIAGVLTWIGA, encoded by the coding sequence ATGGAAGGTTTGGCGCGGGTCGGCTTCGGCCTGTTCGGACTCGCGGTGCTGATCGGCATCGCCTGGTTGTTCTCCAGCAACAAGAGAAAGGTCGATTGGCGTCTGGTGCTGACCGGCATCGCGCTGCAGATCCTGTTCGCCGCGTTCGTGCTGCTGACGCCTTGGGGCGCGACGATCTTCGACGGCTTGTCGCAAGGCTTCGTCAAGATACTGAGCTTTACCGCCGCTGGCACCAGCCTGATCTTCGGCGGGCTGTCGGATCCGGCCAAGATCGGCTTCGTGTTCGCGTTCCAGGTGCTGCCCACGATCATCTTCTTCGCTGCGCTGATGGGCGTGCTCTATCACCTGGGCGTAATGCAGCTGGTGGTGCGCGGCATGGCCTGGGCGATCACCAAAGTGATGCGGGTATCGGGCGCGGAGACCACCAGCGTCTGCGCCAGCATCTTCATCGGCCAGACCGAGGCGCCGCTGACCATCCGCCCCTATCTGCCGAAGATGACGCAGTCGGAACTGCTGACGGTGATGATCGGCGGCATGGCGCATATCGCCGGCGGCGTGCTCGGCGCCTACGTGCTGATGCTCGGCGGCGGCGATCCGGTGCAGCAGGCGTTCTTCGCCAAGCACTTGCTGACCGCTTCGATCATGGCCGCGCCCGCGACGCTGGTAATCGCCAAGATCCTGGTGCCGGAAACCGGCGAGCCGCTGACCCGCGGCACGGTGAAGATGGAAGTGGAAAAAACCACGACCAATGTCATCGACGCCGCCGCCGCCGGCGCTGCCGACGGCTTGAAACTGTCGTTGAACGTCGGCGCGATGCTGCTGGCCTTCACCGCATTGATCGCGTTGCTCAACTGGCCGATCCAGGGGCTCGGCGACGTCACCGGCATCGCCGGTGCGATCGGCCGGCCACTCGACCTGGGCGTGATCCTGGGCTGGATCATGGCCCCGATCGCATGGGTGATCGGCGTGCCGTGGCAGGATTCGGTGACGGTCGGCGGCCTGATCGGGCAGAAGATCGTGCTCAACGAATTCATCGCCTATAGCGAACTGAGCAAGGTCATCGCCGGGCAAGTGCCCGGCGTCGCGCTCACCGAACAGGGGCGGCTGATCGCCACCTACGCTTTGTGCGGCTTCGCCAATTTCAGCTCGATCGCGATCCAGATCGGCGGCATCGGCGGCCTGGCGCCGGAGAGGCGCCACGACCTGGCCAAGTTCGGTTTGCGCGCGGTGCTGGGCGGTTCCATCGCTACGTTCATGACCGCGACCATCGCCGGCGTGCTGACCTGGATCGGCGCGTGA
- a CDS encoding ribokinase, with the protein MGKVVVVGSFNVDHVWTTAALPRAGETLSGEYATGPGGKGFNQAVAARRAGADTAFVCALGDDMGGQLARALAAADGIDLRGQRSERSTGTAGVYVDGEGRNSIVIGAGANADLSPAFIASRRDLIAAADVLLAQLESPAEAVLAALRAARASGVITLLNPAPANAVVTAELLSATDILTPNETEFSALLARHVGERIEGDAVAALDQARLHALCRELSPAGTVVVTLGASGCFVSHAEDVRRGDDNAYYRIAAEPVRAIDTTGAGDAFNGALAAAIASAPDAPFAEPIRRAGRYAALSTERQGAAASMPQAADVQARFGP; encoded by the coding sequence GTGGGCAAGGTCGTCGTCGTCGGTTCGTTCAACGTCGACCACGTCTGGACCACCGCTGCATTGCCGCGCGCCGGCGAAACGCTGAGCGGCGAATACGCGACGGGGCCCGGCGGCAAGGGCTTCAATCAGGCCGTGGCGGCGCGGCGCGCGGGCGCGGACACCGCTTTCGTCTGCGCACTGGGCGACGACATGGGCGGACAGCTCGCCCGCGCGCTCGCCGCGGCCGACGGCATCGATCTTCGCGGCCAGCGCAGCGAGCGGTCCACCGGCACCGCCGGCGTCTATGTCGACGGCGAGGGCCGCAACAGCATCGTCATCGGCGCCGGCGCGAATGCGGATCTGTCGCCCGCCTTCATCGCAAGCCGGCGGGATCTGATCGCCGCCGCCGACGTGCTGCTGGCGCAATTGGAATCGCCAGCCGAAGCGGTGCTGGCGGCGTTGCGCGCCGCCCGCGCAAGCGGCGTGATTACGCTATTGAATCCCGCTCCTGCGAATGCGGTAGTGACCGCCGAACTGTTGTCCGCGACGGATATCCTGACGCCGAACGAAACCGAATTCTCCGCCCTGCTTGCGCGCCATGTCGGCGAACGCATCGAAGGCGATGCCGTCGCTGCCTTGGATCAGGCACGTTTGCATGCGTTGTGCCGCGAACTTTCGCCGGCGGGCACCGTGGTCGTCACCCTGGGCGCCAGCGGATGCTTCGTCTCGCATGCGGAAGACGTTCGGCGCGGCGACGACAACGCCTATTACCGGATCGCCGCCGAGCCGGTGCGTGCGATCGACACCACCGGCGCCGGCGATGCCTTCAACGGCGCCTTGGCGGCGGCCATCGCATCCGCTCCAGACGCGCCTTTCGCCGAACCGATCCGCCGCGCCGGCCGTTACGCGGCGTTGTCGACCGAGCGGCAGGGCGCGGCTGCGTCGATGCCGCAGGCCGCAGACGTCCAGGCCCGTTTCGGGCCATAG
- a CDS encoding nuclear transport factor 2 family protein: MDNKTAAIAGLALAAAQATAFAACPKSGAAIKALDTEYQAAVQKNDAKAMDRLLPDDFVLVTGKGKVIGKADLLAEARAGEIAYQRQDDSRQTVRFFGDIAVITALLHAKGNERGKPFDYRLWFSDVYLCTPAGWRYAFAQSSIPLPD; encoded by the coding sequence ATGGACAACAAGACGGCGGCGATAGCGGGCTTGGCGCTCGCCGCGGCGCAAGCCACAGCCTTCGCGGCCTGCCCCAAAAGCGGAGCCGCGATCAAAGCGCTGGACACCGAATATCAGGCTGCGGTCCAGAAGAACGATGCCAAAGCCATGGATAGACTGTTGCCGGACGATTTCGTACTGGTGACCGGCAAAGGCAAGGTGATCGGCAAGGCCGATCTTCTGGCCGAGGCGCGTGCCGGCGAAATCGCTTATCAGCGCCAGGACGATTCCCGGCAGACCGTGCGTTTCTTCGGCGATATCGCGGTGATCACGGCCTTGCTGCACGCCAAGGGCAACGAACGCGGCAAGCCGTTCGACTATCGGCTGTGGTTCAGCGACGTCTACCTATGCACGCCAGCCGGGTGGCGTTATGCGTTTGCGCAATCTTCGATCCCGTTGCCGGACTGA
- the dusB gene encoding tRNA dihydrouridine synthase DusB, whose translation MQIGHHRIDPPVILAPMAGVTDKPFRQLCKRLGAGLAVSEMTISDPRFWNTEKSLRRMDHLGEPDPISVQIAGTVPEVLADAARYNVDHGAQIIDINMGCPAKKVCNAWAGSALMRDEALVARILSAVARAVDVPVTLKIRTGWNADNKNAPTIARIAQDAGIAALAVHGRTRDQQYAGAAEYDTIAAIKAMLDIPVFANGDIDSPQKAAQVLRHTGCDAVMVGRAAQGRPWIFREISHFLGTGELLPEPSLTEVRDVLLGHLEHLHAFYGEPAGVRIARKHLGWYAKDRPENAAFRAVVNRAETATAQMALTREYFDALIAGEPLSLAA comes from the coding sequence ATGCAGATCGGCCACCACCGCATCGACCCGCCCGTAATCCTCGCCCCGATGGCGGGCGTCACCGACAAACCGTTCCGCCAGCTGTGCAAGCGGCTTGGCGCGGGTTTGGCCGTGTCCGAAATGACCATTTCCGATCCGCGCTTCTGGAACACCGAGAAGTCGTTGCGGCGCATGGACCACCTCGGCGAACCGGATCCGATCAGCGTCCAGATCGCCGGCACGGTGCCCGAGGTGTTGGCCGATGCGGCGCGCTACAACGTCGACCACGGCGCGCAGATCATCGACATCAACATGGGTTGCCCGGCGAAGAAGGTGTGCAACGCCTGGGCCGGTTCCGCGCTGATGCGCGACGAGGCGCTGGTGGCGCGCATCCTTTCCGCAGTGGCGCGTGCGGTCGATGTGCCGGTGACGCTGAAGATCCGCACCGGCTGGAACGCCGACAACAAGAACGCGCCAACCATCGCCCGCATCGCTCAGGACGCCGGCATCGCCGCGCTCGCCGTGCATGGCCGCACCCGCGACCAGCAGTACGCCGGCGCCGCCGAGTACGACACGATAGCCGCGATCAAGGCGATGCTGGACATCCCCGTGTTCGCCAACGGCGACATCGACTCGCCGCAGAAAGCGGCGCAGGTGCTGCGGCACACCGGCTGCGACGCGGTGATGGTCGGCCGCGCCGCGCAAGGCAGGCCATGGATCTTCCGCGAGATTTCGCACTTCCTGGGTACCGGAGAACTATTGCCGGAACCTTCTCTGACGGAAGTGCGGGACGTGCTGCTCGGCCACCTCGAACATCTGCACGCGTTTTACGGCGAACCGGCCGGCGTGCGAATCGCGCGCAAGCACCTGGGCTGGTACGCGAAGGACCGGCCGGAAAATGCGGCTTTCAGGGCCGTGGTCAACCGCGCGGAGACTGCGACCGCACAGATGGCGCTGACCCGCGAGTATTTCGATGCGCTGATCGCCGGCGAGCCGCTGTCGCTCGCGGCCTGA
- a CDS encoding CDP-alcohol phosphatidyltransferase family protein, producing the protein MNESRNSDPQSIAHDSRRPIAARGSAFARHSAAWLAKSGITPNAISVLSIVFAAAGAAALLWLTTPWGALLCAAGIQARLLCNLFDGMVAVEGGKASATGTLYNEVPDRIADSALLIALGYAAGIGWLGWLAALLAALTAYVRTLGGALGQAQDFRGPMAKQHRMALMTLACLIAPIELALSGSRYALLIAAATIAAGSALTCWTRLRAIGKRMATQA; encoded by the coding sequence ATGAACGAATCGCGCAACAGCGATCCGCAAAGCATTGCGCACGACAGCCGACGGCCCATCGCCGCCCGCGGCAGCGCTTTCGCCCGGCATTCCGCCGCCTGGCTCGCGAAGAGCGGCATCACGCCCAATGCGATCTCGGTGCTGAGCATCGTCTTTGCCGCTGCGGGCGCCGCGGCGCTGCTTTGGCTGACGACGCCCTGGGGTGCCCTGCTCTGCGCCGCCGGCATCCAGGCGCGCCTGCTGTGCAACCTCTTCGACGGCATGGTGGCGGTGGAAGGCGGCAAGGCTTCGGCTACCGGCACGCTGTACAACGAAGTGCCCGACCGCATCGCCGACAGCGCGCTGCTGATCGCGCTGGGTTATGCCGCGGGCATCGGCTGGCTCGGATGGCTGGCGGCGCTGCTGGCGGCTTTGACGGCCTATGTGCGCACGCTTGGCGGCGCGCTCGGGCAAGCCCAGGATTTCCGCGGGCCGATGGCCAAGCAGCATCGCATGGCGCTGATGACCCTCGCCTGCCTGATCGCGCCGATCGAACTGGCGCTGTCCGGATCGAGGTATGCGCTGCTGATCGCAGCGGCTACGATCGCCGCCGGTTCCGCGCTGACTTGCTGGACCAGGCTGCGCGCGATCGGCAAGCGCATGGCAACGCAAGCATGA
- a CDS encoding lysophospholipid acyltransferase family protein: protein MIERAAAAGLVGFTRLMVGARADWRAPPPAGQTLYFANHSSHLDTLAIWSALSAPVRAATRPVAARDYWDSPGLRGYLAQNVLRAVLIERRREARDGDPLAPVFEALAQGDSLILFPEGTRTAERLPQPFRGGLHRLAETFPELNLVPAYLDTLHRSMPKGSLIPLPLYCTVRFGAALPRMSGEPRDAFLARARDAVVALS from the coding sequence ATGATCGAACGCGCCGCCGCTGCCGGCCTGGTCGGCTTCACCCGCCTGATGGTCGGCGCGCGCGCCGATTGGCGCGCGCCGCCGCCGGCCGGGCAGACTTTGTATTTCGCCAACCACAGCAGCCATCTCGATACGCTCGCGATCTGGTCCGCGCTGTCCGCACCCGTACGCGCCGCGACGCGCCCGGTCGCAGCGCGCGACTATTGGGACAGCCCGGGTTTGCGCGGCTATCTCGCGCAGAACGTGCTGCGAGCGGTGCTGATCGAGCGGCGCCGCGAAGCGCGCGACGGCGACCCGCTGGCACCGGTGTTCGAAGCATTGGCGCAAGGCGATTCGCTGATCCTGTTCCCGGAAGGCACCCGCACCGCCGAGCGCCTGCCGCAACCCTTCCGCGGCGGCCTGCACAGGCTGGCCGAAACGTTTCCGGAGCTGAACCTGGTGCCCGCCTATCTCGATACGCTCCACCGCAGCATGCCCAAAGGCAGCCTGATCCCGTTGCCGCTGTACTGCACGGTGCGTTTCGGCGCGGCGTTGCCGCGGATGTCCGGCGAACCGCGCGACGCCTTTCTCGCCCGCGCCCGCGACGCCGTGGTGGCGCTGTCGTGA